One genomic segment of Theobroma cacao cultivar B97-61/B2 chromosome 6, Criollo_cocoa_genome_V2, whole genome shotgun sequence includes these proteins:
- the LOC18596663 gene encoding probable LRR receptor-like serine/threonine-protein kinase At3g47570 isoform X4 produces MELSWASPQSWMILSSIFFCVLLIQCFMGILAVITAANLTTDQYALLEFKDSLNPDTVLANNWTSSTSVCNWVGVSCSSNPERVTSLNLCSMNLTGTISPHLGDLSSLLSLDLSGNKLNGYLPSTIYNLSSLQIMDLTSNGLSGDFPDDLCTYFPKLEVLHLAFNGFSGSVPSSLGDCTNLQNLSLSNNRFNGFIPRSIGNLTRLKEIHLGGNRLRGEIPWEIGNLFNLEIFAAENNRGLTGGIPSSIFNISSLTKLLLFNNSLSGEIPSMISITNLELLRLWGNNLSGNIPNFISNASKLTTLSLQENSFSGLIPNTLGNLRFLERLSLASNNLITETSTHEWSFLSSLANCRNLRYLNLSSNPLNGILPGSISNLSTSLQFFYASGVKITGNIPREIGNLSNITTLDLSHNELSGSIRAPIGRLRNVQGLYLDGNQLQGSIPPSVCGLGRLHTLSLGGNMLHGPIPTCLANLTSLRYLHLDSNKLNSIIPLTLWSLNNILLVDLSSNYLNGSLPSGIQKLKVLTHLNLSRNLLSGEIWSSIGELQDLISLDLSNNRFDGYIPESFGDLISLKSLDLSNNDLYGVIPKSLEKLSFLNHFNVSFNRLEGEIPIGGPFRNFSAKSFMKNYGLCGSPVLQVPPCKSRQSKMTPWHVFKYVLPVVTSITLMAAVFILHKRCRRRNINLPVNDDLLPLKKWRRISYSELLQATNEFDECNLLGSGGFGSVYRGTLSDGMNVAIKVFNMHLEGRFKSFDVECEAMRNIFHRNLVKVISSCSNVDFKALIFEFMPNGSLEKWLYFSNYFLNLLQRIDIMIDVASALEYLHFGCSVPVIHCDLKPSNILLDKDMVAHVGDFGLAKLMGEEDSMRQTKTLATIGYMAPEYGSSGIVSPKGDVYSYGILLMETFTRKKPTDEIFSGEMSLMDWVKRSLSNGTIDDVLDANLLREEEHFIDKVNVLSSIMGLALECTAELPKERKNMKDVVAILKKIKSKFLKDVELAYNGEGKIGERNCMFGDDYQAFTITDVAVCEYNR; encoded by the exons ATGGAACTTTCATGGGCATCCCCACAGTCATGGATgattctttcttcaatttttttttgtgttttgttGATACAATGTTTCATGGGCATCTTAGCTGTTATAACTGCAGCAAACCTCACCACAGATCAATACGCATTGCTCGAATTCAAAGACAGCCTTAATCCCGACACCGTATTAGCAAACAATTGGACCAGCTCTACCTCTGTTTGCAACTGGGTTGGTGTTTCATGCAGTTCTAATCCTGAACGAGTCACCTCCTTAAATCTTTGCAGCATGAATCTTACAGGAACCATTTCTCCGCACCTTGGGGACCTTTCTTCTCTCCTCTCTCTCGACTTGAGCGGCAACAAGCTTAACGGCTATCTACCTTCGACGATTTACAACTTGTCTTCTTTGCAAATCATGGACTTAACTTCTAATGGACTATCTGGTGATTTCCCAGATGACCTTTGTACTTACTTTCCCAAGCTTGAGGTTCTTCATTTGGCTTTCAATGGGTTTTCTGGAAGTGTTCCTTCAAGTTTAGGTGACTGTACCAATCTTCAAAATTTGTCGTTGTCTAATAATAGATTCAATGGATTCATTCCAAGAAGTATTGGTAATTTAACTAGGCTGAAAGAAATACACCTGGGTGGAAATAGATTACGAG GTGAAATCCCATGGGAAATAGGtaatctttttaatttggaGATATTTGCTGCAGAAAATAACAGGGGGCTTACTGGTGGGATTCCATCTTCCATATTTAACATTTCTTCATTGACAAAACTTCTTCTCTTCAACAATAGTCTATCCG GTGAAATACCTTCTATGATCTCAATTACAAATCTTGAGCTGCTTAGACTATGGGGAAATAATCTCAGCGGCAATATTCCAAATTTTATCTCCAATGCTTCTAAGCTCACAACCTTATCACTACAAGAAAACTCATTCTCTGGTCTTATCCCGAATACACTTGGCAATTTAAGATTCCTAGAGCGGCTGAGCCTCGCATCTAATAATTTGATCACTGAAACTTCAACACATGAGTGGAGCTTTCTGTCTTCTTTGGCAAATTGCAGGAATCTGAGATATTTGAACCTATCATCCAATCCATTGAATGGCATTCTTCCAGGTTCTATCTCAAATCTGTCTACATCTCTTCAGTTTTTCTATGCCTCAGGTGTCAAAATTACAGGTAACATTCCCAGGGAAATTGGTAACTTAAGCAATATTACAACTTTAGACCTCTCCCATAATGAATTGAGTGGATCTATTCGAGCACCAATAGGAAGGCTACGAAATGTGCAGGGGTTGTATCTTGATGGTAATCAATTACAAGGGTCTATCCCACCAAGTGTCTGCGGTTTAGGGAGATTACATACCCTATCATTAGGTGGCAACATGCTTCATGGTCCTATACCAACTTGTTTGGCGAATTTGACTTCTTTGAGGTATCTTCACTTAGACTCCAACAAATTGAATTCCATAATACCCTTAACCTTGTGGAGCCTTAATAATATCTTACTGGTAGACTTGTCCTCAAATTATCTGAATGGTTCCCTTCCATCGGGCATTCAGAAACTGAAGGTATTGACACATTTGAATTTGTCAAGGAATCTGTTATCGGGTGAAATCTGGAGTTCAATTGGAGAACTCCAGGATCTGATTTCTCTAGACTTATCTAATAATAGATTTGATGGTTATATTCCTGAATCATTTGGTGATTTGATAAGTTTGAAATCCTTGGATTTATCCAACAACGATCTCTATGGAGTCATTCCCAAATCTTTGGAGAAACTTTCCTTTCTTAATCATTTTAATGTGTCTTTCAATAGACTAGAAGGAGAAATCCCCATAGGAGGACCCTTTAGAAACTTCTCAGCTAAATCATTTATGAAGAACTATGGACTCTGCGGTTCACCTGTACTACAAGTTCCGCCTTGCAAAAGTAGACAATCAAAGATGACTCCTTGGCATGTTTTCAAATATGTTCTACCAGTAGTTACTTCAATAACACTGATGGCAGCCGTCTTTATTCTCCATAAAAGATGCCGAAGAAGGAATATAAATTTGCCAGTTAATGATGATTTATTGCCTCTGAAAAAATGGAGAAGAATTTCCTATAGTGAACTTTTACAAGCAACTAATGAATTTGATGAATGCAACTTGCTTGGTTCAGGGGGCTTTGGGTCTGTGTATAGAGGAACACTTTCAGATGGGATGAATGTTGCAATAAAAGTGTTCAATATGCACTTAGAGGGCAGATTCAAGAGTTTTGATGTTGAATGTGAAGCAATGCGCAATATTTTTCATCGCAATCTTGTCAAGGTCATTAGTAGTTGCTCTAATGTAGACTTCAAAGCCTTAATTTTTGAGTTCATGCCTAATGGGAGCCTTGAGAAATGGTTATATTTCTCTAACTATTTTCTCAATCTCCTACAAAGAATTGACATAATGATTGATGTTGCGTCAGCACTAGAATACCTCCATTTTGGCTGCTCAGTACCTGTGATCCATTGTGACTTAAAGCCAAGTAATATCCTGCTAGATAAAGACATGGTTGCACATGTTGGAGATTTTGGCCTTGCCAAACTCATGGGAGAAGAAGATTCCATGAGACAAACTAAGACACTTGCCACTATTGGGTATATGGCACCAG AATATGGATCGAGCGGAATTGTTTCTCCAAAAGGTGATGTCTATAGTTATGGTATTTTATTGATGGAAACTTTCACAAGAAAGAAACCTACAGATGAAATTTTCTCCGGTGAAATGAGTCTGATGGATTGGGTAAAAAGGTCACTTTCTAATGGAACAATTGATGATGTTTTGGATGCCAATTTGTTAAGAGAGGAGGAACATTTCATAGATAAAGTGAACGTTTTATCATCTATCATGGGATTAGCTCTGGAGTGTACAGCTGAGTTGcctaaagaaaggaaaaacatgaAGGATGTTGTGGCCATActcaagaaaatcaaaagtAAGTTTCTAAAGGATGTTGAGCTGGCTTATAATG GAGAAGGAAAAATTGGTGAGAGGAACTGTATGTTTGGTGATGACTATCAAGCCTTTACAATTACTGATGTGGCAGTATGTGAATACAATAGATAG
- the LOC18596663 gene encoding LRR receptor-like serine/threonine-protein kinase EFR isoform X3, with product MELSWASPQSWMILSSIFFCVLLIQCFMGILAVITAANLTTDQYALLEFKDSLNPDTVLANNWTSSTSVCNWVGVSCSSNPERVTSLNLCSMNLTGTISPHLGDLSSLLSLDLSGNKLNGYLPSTIYNLSSLQIMDLTSNGLSGDFPDDLCTYFPKLEVLHLAFNGFSGSVPSSLGDCTNLQNLSLSNNRFNGFIPRSIGNLTRLKEIHLGGNRLRGEIPWEIGNLFNLEIFAAENNRGLTGGIPSSIFNISSLTKLLLFNNSLSGGLPDNVCNHLSKLEGLHLSLNRFSGHIPSSIGGCSNLQDLSLSTNQFNGTIPRGIGNLTSLKRLSLRENDLTGEIPWEIGNLYSLEIFAAQHMRLTGSIPPSIFNISSLKEISLHNNSLSGEIPSMISITNLELLRLWGNNLSGNIPNFISNASKLTTLSLQENSFSGLIPNTLGNLRFLERLSLASNNLITETSTHEWSFLSSLANCRNLRYLNLSSNPLNGILPGSISNLSTSLQFFYASGVKITGNIPREIGNLSNITTLDLSHNELSGSIRAPIGRLRNVQGLYLDGNQLQGSIPPSVCGLGRLHTLSLGGNMLHGPIPTCLANLTSLRYLHLDSNKLNSIIPLTLWSLNNILLVDLSSNYLNGSLPSGIQKLKVLTHLNLSRNLLSGEIWSSIGELQDLISLDLSNNRFDGYIPESFGDLISLKSLDLSNNDLYGVIPKSLEKLSFLNHFNVSFNRLEGEIPIGGPFRNFSAKSFMKNYGLCGSPVLQVPPCKSRQSKMTPWHVFKYVLPVVTSITLMAAVFILHKRCRRRNINLPVNDDLLPLKKWRRISYSELLQATNEFDECNLLGSGGFGSVYRGTLSDGMNVAIKVFNMHLEGRFKSFDVECEAMRNIFHRNLVKVISSCSNVDFKALIFEFMPNGSLEKWLYFSNYFLNLLQRIDIMIDVASALEYLHFGCSVPVIHCDLKPSNILLDKDMVAHVGDFGLAKLMGEEDSMRQTKTLATIGYMAPEYGSSGIVSPKGDVYSYGILLMETFTRKKPTDEIFSGEMSLMDWVKRSLSNGTIDDVLDANLLREEEHFIDKVNVLSSIMGLALECTAELPKERKNMKDVVAILKKIKTIWYKLIGYICIPAYTTSIK from the exons ATGGAACTTTCATGGGCATCCCCACAGTCATGGATgattctttcttcaatttttttttgtgttttgttGATACAATGTTTCATGGGCATCTTAGCTGTTATAACTGCAGCAAACCTCACCACAGATCAATACGCATTGCTCGAATTCAAAGACAGCCTTAATCCCGACACCGTATTAGCAAACAATTGGACCAGCTCTACCTCTGTTTGCAACTGGGTTGGTGTTTCATGCAGTTCTAATCCTGAACGAGTCACCTCCTTAAATCTTTGCAGCATGAATCTTACAGGAACCATTTCTCCGCACCTTGGGGACCTTTCTTCTCTCCTCTCTCTCGACTTGAGCGGCAACAAGCTTAACGGCTATCTACCTTCGACGATTTACAACTTGTCTTCTTTGCAAATCATGGACTTAACTTCTAATGGACTATCTGGTGATTTCCCAGATGACCTTTGTACTTACTTTCCCAAGCTTGAGGTTCTTCATTTGGCTTTCAATGGGTTTTCTGGAAGTGTTCCTTCAAGTTTAGGTGACTGTACCAATCTTCAAAATTTGTCGTTGTCTAATAATAGATTCAATGGATTCATTCCAAGAAGTATTGGTAATTTAACTAGGCTGAAAGAAATACACCTGGGTGGAAATAGATTACGAG GTGAAATCCCATGGGAAATAGGtaatctttttaatttggaGATATTTGCTGCAGAAAATAACAGGGGGCTTACTGGTGGGATTCCATCTTCCATATTTAACATTTCTTCATTGACAAAACTTCTTCTCTTCAACAATAGTCTATCCGGTGGTTTACCAGATAACGTGTGTAATCATCTTTCCAAACTTGAGGGGCTTCATTTGTCTTTGAATAGATTTTCTGGTCATATTCCATCAAGTATAGGTGGATGTAGCAATCTTCAGGATTTATCACTGTCAACTAATCAATTCAATGGAACCATTCCAAGAGGTATTGGAAATTTGACTAGCCTCAAACGACTGTCTCTGCGTGAAAATGATCTAACAG GGGAAATCCCATGGGAAATTGGAAATCTCTATTCATTGGAGATATTTGCTGCACAGCATATGCGTCTAACTGGTTCCATCCCACCTTCCATCTTCAACATAtcttctttaaaagaaatttctctGCACAACAATAGTCTATCCG GTGAAATACCTTCTATGATCTCAATTACAAATCTTGAGCTGCTTAGACTATGGGGAAATAATCTCAGCGGCAATATTCCAAATTTTATCTCCAATGCTTCTAAGCTCACAACCTTATCACTACAAGAAAACTCATTCTCTGGTCTTATCCCGAATACACTTGGCAATTTAAGATTCCTAGAGCGGCTGAGCCTCGCATCTAATAATTTGATCACTGAAACTTCAACACATGAGTGGAGCTTTCTGTCTTCTTTGGCAAATTGCAGGAATCTGAGATATTTGAACCTATCATCCAATCCATTGAATGGCATTCTTCCAGGTTCTATCTCAAATCTGTCTACATCTCTTCAGTTTTTCTATGCCTCAGGTGTCAAAATTACAGGTAACATTCCCAGGGAAATTGGTAACTTAAGCAATATTACAACTTTAGACCTCTCCCATAATGAATTGAGTGGATCTATTCGAGCACCAATAGGAAGGCTACGAAATGTGCAGGGGTTGTATCTTGATGGTAATCAATTACAAGGGTCTATCCCACCAAGTGTCTGCGGTTTAGGGAGATTACATACCCTATCATTAGGTGGCAACATGCTTCATGGTCCTATACCAACTTGTTTGGCGAATTTGACTTCTTTGAGGTATCTTCACTTAGACTCCAACAAATTGAATTCCATAATACCCTTAACCTTGTGGAGCCTTAATAATATCTTACTGGTAGACTTGTCCTCAAATTATCTGAATGGTTCCCTTCCATCGGGCATTCAGAAACTGAAGGTATTGACACATTTGAATTTGTCAAGGAATCTGTTATCGGGTGAAATCTGGAGTTCAATTGGAGAACTCCAGGATCTGATTTCTCTAGACTTATCTAATAATAGATTTGATGGTTATATTCCTGAATCATTTGGTGATTTGATAAGTTTGAAATCCTTGGATTTATCCAACAACGATCTCTATGGAGTCATTCCCAAATCTTTGGAGAAACTTTCCTTTCTTAATCATTTTAATGTGTCTTTCAATAGACTAGAAGGAGAAATCCCCATAGGAGGACCCTTTAGAAACTTCTCAGCTAAATCATTTATGAAGAACTATGGACTCTGCGGTTCACCTGTACTACAAGTTCCGCCTTGCAAAAGTAGACAATCAAAGATGACTCCTTGGCATGTTTTCAAATATGTTCTACCAGTAGTTACTTCAATAACACTGATGGCAGCCGTCTTTATTCTCCATAAAAGATGCCGAAGAAGGAATATAAATTTGCCAGTTAATGATGATTTATTGCCTCTGAAAAAATGGAGAAGAATTTCCTATAGTGAACTTTTACAAGCAACTAATGAATTTGATGAATGCAACTTGCTTGGTTCAGGGGGCTTTGGGTCTGTGTATAGAGGAACACTTTCAGATGGGATGAATGTTGCAATAAAAGTGTTCAATATGCACTTAGAGGGCAGATTCAAGAGTTTTGATGTTGAATGTGAAGCAATGCGCAATATTTTTCATCGCAATCTTGTCAAGGTCATTAGTAGTTGCTCTAATGTAGACTTCAAAGCCTTAATTTTTGAGTTCATGCCTAATGGGAGCCTTGAGAAATGGTTATATTTCTCTAACTATTTTCTCAATCTCCTACAAAGAATTGACATAATGATTGATGTTGCGTCAGCACTAGAATACCTCCATTTTGGCTGCTCAGTACCTGTGATCCATTGTGACTTAAAGCCAAGTAATATCCTGCTAGATAAAGACATGGTTGCACATGTTGGAGATTTTGGCCTTGCCAAACTCATGGGAGAAGAAGATTCCATGAGACAAACTAAGACACTTGCCACTATTGGGTATATGGCACCAG AATATGGATCGAGCGGAATTGTTTCTCCAAAAGGTGATGTCTATAGTTATGGTATTTTATTGATGGAAACTTTCACAAGAAAGAAACCTACAGATGAAATTTTCTCCGGTGAAATGAGTCTGATGGATTGGGTAAAAAGGTCACTTTCTAATGGAACAATTGATGATGTTTTGGATGCCAATTTGTTAAGAGAGGAGGAACATTTCATAGATAAAGTGAACGTTTTATCATCTATCATGGGATTAGCTCTGGAGTGTACAGCTGAGTTGcctaaagaaaggaaaaacatgaAGGATGTTGTGGCCATActcaagaaaatcaaaa cTATATGGTACAAGCTTATTGGTTACATTTGCATACCAGCTTATACGACTTCCATCAAATAG
- the LOC18596663 gene encoding LRR receptor-like serine/threonine-protein kinase EFR isoform X2, which produces MELSWASPQSWMILSSIFFCVLLIQCFMGILAVITAANLTTDQYALLEFKDSLNPDTVLANNWTSSTSVCNWVGVSCSSNPERVTSLNLCSMNLTGTISPHLGDLSSLLSLDLSGNKLNGYLPSTIYNLSSLQIMDLTSNGLSGDFPDDLCTYFPKLEVLHLAFNGFSGSVPSSLGDCTNLQNLSLSNNRFNGFIPRSIGNLTRLKEIHLGGNRLRGEIPWEIGNLFNLEIFAAENNRGLTGGIPSSIFNISSLTKLLLFNNSLSGGLPDNVCNHLSKLEGLHLSLNRFSGHIPSSIGGCSNLQDLSLSTNQFNGTIPRGIGNLTSLKRLSLRENDLTGEIPWEIGNLYSLEIFAAQHMRLTGSIPPSIFNISSLKEISLHNNSLSGEIPSMISITNLELLRLWGNNLSGNIPNFISNASKLTTLSLQENSFSGLIPNTLGNLRFLERLSLASNNLITETSTHEWSFLSSLANCRNLRYLNLSSNPLNGILPGSISNLSTSLQFFYASGVKITGNIPREIGNLSNITTLDLSHNELSGSIRAPIGRLRNVQGLYLDGNQLQGSIPPSVCGLGRLHTLSLGGNMLHGPIPTCLANLTSLRYLHLDSNKLNSIIPLTLWSLNNILLVDLSSNYLNGSLPSGIQKLKVLTHLNLSRNLLSGEIWSSIGELQDLISLDLSNNRFDGYIPESFGDLISLKSLDLSNNDLYGVIPKSLEKLSFLNHFNVSFNRLEGEIPIGGPFRNFSAKSFMKNYGLCGSPVLQVPPCKSRQSKMTPWHVFKYVLPVVTSITLMAAVFILHKRCRRRNINLPVNDDLLPLKKWRRISYSELLQATNEFDECNLLGSGGFGSVYRGTLSDGMNVAIKVFNMHLEGRFKSFDVECEAMRNIFHRNLVKVISSCSNVDFKALIFEFMPNGSLEKWLYFSNYFLNLLQRIDIMIDVASALEYLHFGCSVPVIHCDLKPSNILLDKDMVAHVGDFGLAKLMGEEDSMRQTKTLATIGYMAPEYGSSGIVSPKGDVYSYGILLMETFTRKKPTDEIFSGEMSLMDWVKRSLSNGTIDDVLDANLLREEEHFIDKVNVLSSIMGLALECTAELPKERKNMKDVVAILKKIKREGKIGERNCMFGDDYQAFTITDVAVCEYNR; this is translated from the exons ATGGAACTTTCATGGGCATCCCCACAGTCATGGATgattctttcttcaatttttttttgtgttttgttGATACAATGTTTCATGGGCATCTTAGCTGTTATAACTGCAGCAAACCTCACCACAGATCAATACGCATTGCTCGAATTCAAAGACAGCCTTAATCCCGACACCGTATTAGCAAACAATTGGACCAGCTCTACCTCTGTTTGCAACTGGGTTGGTGTTTCATGCAGTTCTAATCCTGAACGAGTCACCTCCTTAAATCTTTGCAGCATGAATCTTACAGGAACCATTTCTCCGCACCTTGGGGACCTTTCTTCTCTCCTCTCTCTCGACTTGAGCGGCAACAAGCTTAACGGCTATCTACCTTCGACGATTTACAACTTGTCTTCTTTGCAAATCATGGACTTAACTTCTAATGGACTATCTGGTGATTTCCCAGATGACCTTTGTACTTACTTTCCCAAGCTTGAGGTTCTTCATTTGGCTTTCAATGGGTTTTCTGGAAGTGTTCCTTCAAGTTTAGGTGACTGTACCAATCTTCAAAATTTGTCGTTGTCTAATAATAGATTCAATGGATTCATTCCAAGAAGTATTGGTAATTTAACTAGGCTGAAAGAAATACACCTGGGTGGAAATAGATTACGAG GTGAAATCCCATGGGAAATAGGtaatctttttaatttggaGATATTTGCTGCAGAAAATAACAGGGGGCTTACTGGTGGGATTCCATCTTCCATATTTAACATTTCTTCATTGACAAAACTTCTTCTCTTCAACAATAGTCTATCCGGTGGTTTACCAGATAACGTGTGTAATCATCTTTCCAAACTTGAGGGGCTTCATTTGTCTTTGAATAGATTTTCTGGTCATATTCCATCAAGTATAGGTGGATGTAGCAATCTTCAGGATTTATCACTGTCAACTAATCAATTCAATGGAACCATTCCAAGAGGTATTGGAAATTTGACTAGCCTCAAACGACTGTCTCTGCGTGAAAATGATCTAACAG GGGAAATCCCATGGGAAATTGGAAATCTCTATTCATTGGAGATATTTGCTGCACAGCATATGCGTCTAACTGGTTCCATCCCACCTTCCATCTTCAACATAtcttctttaaaagaaatttctctGCACAACAATAGTCTATCCG GTGAAATACCTTCTATGATCTCAATTACAAATCTTGAGCTGCTTAGACTATGGGGAAATAATCTCAGCGGCAATATTCCAAATTTTATCTCCAATGCTTCTAAGCTCACAACCTTATCACTACAAGAAAACTCATTCTCTGGTCTTATCCCGAATACACTTGGCAATTTAAGATTCCTAGAGCGGCTGAGCCTCGCATCTAATAATTTGATCACTGAAACTTCAACACATGAGTGGAGCTTTCTGTCTTCTTTGGCAAATTGCAGGAATCTGAGATATTTGAACCTATCATCCAATCCATTGAATGGCATTCTTCCAGGTTCTATCTCAAATCTGTCTACATCTCTTCAGTTTTTCTATGCCTCAGGTGTCAAAATTACAGGTAACATTCCCAGGGAAATTGGTAACTTAAGCAATATTACAACTTTAGACCTCTCCCATAATGAATTGAGTGGATCTATTCGAGCACCAATAGGAAGGCTACGAAATGTGCAGGGGTTGTATCTTGATGGTAATCAATTACAAGGGTCTATCCCACCAAGTGTCTGCGGTTTAGGGAGATTACATACCCTATCATTAGGTGGCAACATGCTTCATGGTCCTATACCAACTTGTTTGGCGAATTTGACTTCTTTGAGGTATCTTCACTTAGACTCCAACAAATTGAATTCCATAATACCCTTAACCTTGTGGAGCCTTAATAATATCTTACTGGTAGACTTGTCCTCAAATTATCTGAATGGTTCCCTTCCATCGGGCATTCAGAAACTGAAGGTATTGACACATTTGAATTTGTCAAGGAATCTGTTATCGGGTGAAATCTGGAGTTCAATTGGAGAACTCCAGGATCTGATTTCTCTAGACTTATCTAATAATAGATTTGATGGTTATATTCCTGAATCATTTGGTGATTTGATAAGTTTGAAATCCTTGGATTTATCCAACAACGATCTCTATGGAGTCATTCCCAAATCTTTGGAGAAACTTTCCTTTCTTAATCATTTTAATGTGTCTTTCAATAGACTAGAAGGAGAAATCCCCATAGGAGGACCCTTTAGAAACTTCTCAGCTAAATCATTTATGAAGAACTATGGACTCTGCGGTTCACCTGTACTACAAGTTCCGCCTTGCAAAAGTAGACAATCAAAGATGACTCCTTGGCATGTTTTCAAATATGTTCTACCAGTAGTTACTTCAATAACACTGATGGCAGCCGTCTTTATTCTCCATAAAAGATGCCGAAGAAGGAATATAAATTTGCCAGTTAATGATGATTTATTGCCTCTGAAAAAATGGAGAAGAATTTCCTATAGTGAACTTTTACAAGCAACTAATGAATTTGATGAATGCAACTTGCTTGGTTCAGGGGGCTTTGGGTCTGTGTATAGAGGAACACTTTCAGATGGGATGAATGTTGCAATAAAAGTGTTCAATATGCACTTAGAGGGCAGATTCAAGAGTTTTGATGTTGAATGTGAAGCAATGCGCAATATTTTTCATCGCAATCTTGTCAAGGTCATTAGTAGTTGCTCTAATGTAGACTTCAAAGCCTTAATTTTTGAGTTCATGCCTAATGGGAGCCTTGAGAAATGGTTATATTTCTCTAACTATTTTCTCAATCTCCTACAAAGAATTGACATAATGATTGATGTTGCGTCAGCACTAGAATACCTCCATTTTGGCTGCTCAGTACCTGTGATCCATTGTGACTTAAAGCCAAGTAATATCCTGCTAGATAAAGACATGGTTGCACATGTTGGAGATTTTGGCCTTGCCAAACTCATGGGAGAAGAAGATTCCATGAGACAAACTAAGACACTTGCCACTATTGGGTATATGGCACCAG AATATGGATCGAGCGGAATTGTTTCTCCAAAAGGTGATGTCTATAGTTATGGTATTTTATTGATGGAAACTTTCACAAGAAAGAAACCTACAGATGAAATTTTCTCCGGTGAAATGAGTCTGATGGATTGGGTAAAAAGGTCACTTTCTAATGGAACAATTGATGATGTTTTGGATGCCAATTTGTTAAGAGAGGAGGAACATTTCATAGATAAAGTGAACGTTTTATCATCTATCATGGGATTAGCTCTGGAGTGTACAGCTGAGTTGcctaaagaaaggaaaaacatgaAGGATGTTGTGGCCATActcaagaaaatcaaaa GAGAAGGAAAAATTGGTGAGAGGAACTGTATGTTTGGTGATGACTATCAAGCCTTTACAATTACTGATGTGGCAGTATGTGAATACAATAGATAG